The following coding sequences lie in one Arabidopsis thaliana chromosome 3, partial sequence genomic window:
- the NHL1 gene encoding NDR1/HIN1-like 1 (NDR1/HIN1-like 1 (NHL1); CONTAINS InterPro DOMAIN/s: Late embryogenesis abundant protein, group 2 (InterPro:IPR004864); BEST Arabidopsis thaliana protein match is: Late embryogenesis abundant (LEA) hydroxyproline-rich glycoprotein family (TAIR:AT3G52470.1); Has 917 Blast hits to 917 proteins in 27 species: Archae - 0; Bacteria - 0; Metazoa - 0; Fungi - 0; Plants - 917; Viruses - 0; Other Eukaryotes - 0 (source: NCBI BLink).) — protein MKDCENHGHSRRKLIRRIFWSIIFVLFIIFLTILLIWAILQPSKPRFILQDATVYAFNVSGNPPNLLTSNFQITLSSRNPNNKIGIYYDRLDVYATYRSQQITFPTSIPPTYQGHKDVDIWSPFVYGTSVPIAPFNGVSLDTDKDNGVVLLIIRADGRVRWKVGTFITGKYHLHVKCPAYINFGNKANGVIVGDNAVKYTFTTSCSVSV, from the coding sequence ATGAAAGACTGTGAAAACCACGGCCACTCTCGCCGGAAACTAATAAGGCGAATATTTTGGTCAATAATCTTCgtcctcttcatcatcttcctaaCAATCCTCCTCATTTGGGCAATTCTCCAACCATCAAAGCCACGCTTCATCCTCCAAGACGCCACCGTCTACGCCTTCAACGTCTCCGGCAATCCACCGAACCTCCTCACCTCCAACTTCCAAATCACTCTCTCTTCCCGGAACCCTAACAACAAAATCGGCATTTACTACGACCGGCTTGACGTCTACGCTACTTACCGGAGCCAACAAATCACTTTCCCAACATCAATCCCTCCCACGTATCAGGGACACAAAGATGTCGACATCTGGTCGCCGTTTGTTTACGGAACCTCCGTTCCCATCGCTCCTTTTAACGGCGTTAGTCTTGACACCGATAAAGATAACGGTGTCGTTTTGTTGATCATTCGTGCTGATGGTAGAGTGAGGTGGAAGGTTGGGACTTTTATCACCGGGAAGTATCATCTTCATGTGAAGTGTCCAGCATATATAAACTTCGGTAACAAAGCTAACGGAGTTATCGTCGGAGACAACGCCGTTAAGTATACGTTTACCACTAGTTGTAGTGTTAGTGTGTGA
- the DGD1 gene encoding UDP-Glycosyltransferase superfamily protein (DIGALACTOSYL DIACYLGLYCEROL DEFICIENT 1 (DGD1); BEST Arabidopsis thaliana protein match is: digalactosyl diacylglycerol deficient 2 (TAIR:AT4G00550.1); Has 183 Blast hits to 183 proteins in 35 species: Archae - 0; Bacteria - 6; Metazoa - 0; Fungi - 0; Plants - 152; Viruses - 0; Other Eukaryotes - 25 (source: NCBI BLink).) has product MVKETLIPPSSTSMTTGTSSSSSLSMTLSSTNALSFLSKGWREVWDSADADLQLMRDRANSVKNLASTFDREIENFLNNSARSAFPVGSPSASSFSNEIGIMKKLQPKISEFRRVYSAPEISRKVMERWGPARAKLGMDLSAIKKAIVSEMELDERQGVLEMSRLRRRRNSDRVRFTEFFAEAERDGEAYFGDWEPIRSLKSRFKEFEKRSSLEILSGFKNSEFVEKLKTSFKSIYKETDEAKDVPPLDVPELLACLVRQSEPFLDQIGVRKDTCDRIVESLCKCKSQQLWRLPSAQASDLIENDNHGVDLDMRIASVLQSTGHHYDGGFWTDFVKPETPENKRHVAIVTTASLPWMTGTAVNPLFRAAYLAKAAKQSVTLVVPWLCESDQELVYPNNLTFSSPEEQESYIRKWLEERIGFKADFKISFYPGKFSKERRSIFPAGDTSQFISSKDADIAILEEPEHLNWYYHGKRWTDKFNHVVGIVHTNYLEYIKREKNGALQAFFVNHVNNWVTRAYCDKVLRLSAATQDLPKSVVCNVHGVNPKFLMIGEKIAEERSRGEQAFSKGAYFLGKMVWAKGYRELIDLMAKHKSELGSFNLDVYGNGEDAVEVQRAAKKHDLNLNFLKGRDHADDALHK; this is encoded by the exons ATGGTAAAGGAAACTCTAATTCCTCCGTCATCTACGTCAATGACGACCggaacatcttcttcttcgtctctttcAATGACGTTATCCTCAACAAACGCGTTATCGTTTTTGTCGAAAGGATGGAGAGAGGTATGGGATTCAGCAGATGCGGATTTGCAGCTGATGCGAGACAGAGCTAACTCTGTTAAGAATCTAGCATCAACGTTCGATAGAGAGATCGAGAATTTCCTCAATAACTCGGCGAGGTCTGCGTTTCCCGTTGGTTCACCATCGGCGTCGTCTTTCTCAAATGAAATTGgtatcatgaagaagcttcagCCGAAGATTTCGGAGTTTCGTAGGGTTTATTCGGCGCCGGAGATTAGTCGCAAGGTTATGGAGAGATGGGGACCTGCGAGAGCGAAGCTTGGAATGGATCTATCGGCGATTAAGAAGGCGATTGTGTCTGAGATGGAATTGGATGAGCGTCAGGGAGTTTTGGAGATGAGTAGATTGAGGAGACGGCGTAATAGTGATAGGGTTAGGTTTACGGAGTTTTTCGCGGAGGCtgagagagatggagaagcttATTTCGGTGATTGGGAACCGATTAGGTCTTTGAAGAGTAGATTTAAAGAGTTTGAGAAACGAAGCTCGTTAGAAATATTGAGTGGATTCAAGAACAGTGAATTTGTTGAGAAGCTCAAAACCAGCTTT AAATCAATTTACAAAGAAACTGATGAGGCTAAG GATGTCCCTCCGTTGGATGTACCTGAACTGTTGGCATGTTTGGTTAGACAATCTGAACCTTTTCTTGATCAGATTGGTGTTAGAAAGG ATACATGTGACCGAATAGTAGAAAGCCTTTGCAAATGCAAGAGCCAACAACTTTGGCGTCTGCCATCTGCACAAGCATCCGATTTAATTGAAAATGATAACCATGGAGTTGATTTGGATATGAGGATAGCCAGTGTTCTTCAAAGCACAGGACACCATTATGATGGTGGGTTTTGGACTGATTTTGTGAAGCCTGAGACACCGGAAAACAAAAGGCATGTGGCAATTGTTACAACAGCTAGTCTTCCTTGGATGACCGGAACAGCTGTAAATCCGCTATTCAGAGCGGCGTATTTGGCAAAAGCTGCAAAACAGAGTGTTACTCTCGTGGTTCCTTGGCTCTGCGAATCTGATCAAGAACTAGTGTATCCAAACAATCTCACCTTCAGCTCAcctgaagaacaagagagttaTATACGTAAATGGTTGGAGGAAAGGATTGGTTTCAAGGCTGATTTTAAAATCTCCTTTTACCCAGGAAAG TTTTCAAAAGAAAGGCGCAGCATATTTCCTGCTGGTGACACTTCTCAATTTATATCGTCAAAAGATGCTGACATTGCTATACTTGAAGAACCTGAACATCTCAACTGGTATTATCACGGCAAGCGTTGGACTGATAAATTCAACCATGTTGTTGGAATTGTCCACACAAACTACTTAGAGTACATCAAGAGGGAGAAGAATGGAGCTCTTCAAGCATTTTTTGTGAACCATGTAAACAATTGGGTCACACGAGCGTATTGTGACAAG GTTCTTCGCCTCTCTGCGGCAACACAAGATTTACCAAAGTCTGTTGTATGCAATGTCCATGGTGTCAATCCCAAGTTCCTTATGATTGGGGAGAAAATTGCTGAAGAGAGATCCCGTGGTGAACAAGCTTTCTCAAAAGGTGCATACTTCTTAGGAAAAATGGTGTGGGCTAAAGGATACAGAGAACTAATAGATCTGATGGCTAAACACAAAAGCGAACTTGGGAGCTTCAATCTAGATGTATATGGGAACGGTGAAGATGCAGTCGAGGTCCAACGTGCAGCAAAGAAACATGACTTGAATCTCAATTTCCTCAAAGGAAGGGACCACGCTGACGATGCTCTTCACAAGTAA
- the DGD1 gene encoding UDP-Glycosyltransferase superfamily protein (DIGALACTOSYL DIACYLGLYCEROL DEFICIENT 1 (DGD1); CONTAINS InterPro DOMAIN/s: Glycosyl transferase, group 1 (InterPro:IPR001296); BEST Arabidopsis thaliana protein match is: digalactosyl diacylglycerol deficient 2 (TAIR:AT4G00550.1); Has 287 Blast hits to 284 proteins in 72 species: Archae - 6; Bacteria - 66; Metazoa - 0; Fungi - 0; Plants - 156; Viruses - 0; Other Eukaryotes - 59 (source: NCBI BLink).) encodes MVKETLIPPSSTSMTTGTSSSSSLSMTLSSTNALSFLSKGWREVWDSADADLQLMRDRANSVKNLASTFDREIENFLNNSARSAFPVGSPSASSFSNEIGIMKKLQPKISEFRRVYSAPEISRKVMERWGPARAKLGMDLSAIKKAIVSEMELDERQGVLEMSRLRRRRNSDRVRFTEFFAEAERDGEAYFGDWEPIRSLKSRFKEFEKRSSLEILSGFKNSEFVEKLKTSFKSIYKETDEAKDVPPLDVPELLACLVRQSEPFLDQIGVRKDTCDRIVESLCKCKSQQLWRLPSAQASDLIENDNHGVDLDMRIASVLQSTGHHYDGGFWTDFVKPETPENKRHVAIVTTASLPWMTGTAVNPLFRAAYLAKAAKQSVTLVVPWLCESDQELVYPNNLTFSSPEEQESYIRKWLEERIGFKADFKISFYPGKFSKERRSIFPAGDTSQFISSKDADIAILEEPEHLNWYYHGKRWTDKFNHVVGIVHTNYLEYIKREKNGALQAFFVNHVNNWVTRAYCDKVLRLSAATQDLPKSVVCNVHGVNPKFLMIGEKIAEERSRGEQAFSKGAYFLGKMVWAKGYRELIDLMAKHKSELGSFNLDVYGNGEDAVEVQRAAKKHDLNLNFLKGRDHADDALHKYKVFINPSISDVLCTATAEALAMGKFVVCADHPSNEFFRSFPNCLTYKTSEDFVSKVQEAMTKEPLPLTPEQMYNLSWEAATQRFMEYSDLDKILNNGEGGRKMRKSRSVPSFNEVVDGGLAFSHYVLTGNDFLRLCTGATPRTKDYDNQHCKDLNLVPPHVHKPIFGW; translated from the exons ATGGTAAAGGAAACTCTAATTCCTCCGTCATCTACGTCAATGACGACCggaacatcttcttcttcgtctctttcAATGACGTTATCCTCAACAAACGCGTTATCGTTTTTGTCGAAAGGATGGAGAGAGGTATGGGATTCAGCAGATGCGGATTTGCAGCTGATGCGAGACAGAGCTAACTCTGTTAAGAATCTAGCATCAACGTTCGATAGAGAGATCGAGAATTTCCTCAATAACTCGGCGAGGTCTGCGTTTCCCGTTGGTTCACCATCGGCGTCGTCTTTCTCAAATGAAATTGgtatcatgaagaagcttcagCCGAAGATTTCGGAGTTTCGTAGGGTTTATTCGGCGCCGGAGATTAGTCGCAAGGTTATGGAGAGATGGGGACCTGCGAGAGCGAAGCTTGGAATGGATCTATCGGCGATTAAGAAGGCGATTGTGTCTGAGATGGAATTGGATGAGCGTCAGGGAGTTTTGGAGATGAGTAGATTGAGGAGACGGCGTAATAGTGATAGGGTTAGGTTTACGGAGTTTTTCGCGGAGGCtgagagagatggagaagcttATTTCGGTGATTGGGAACCGATTAGGTCTTTGAAGAGTAGATTTAAAGAGTTTGAGAAACGAAGCTCGTTAGAAATATTGAGTGGATTCAAGAACAGTGAATTTGTTGAGAAGCTCAAAACCAGCTTT AAATCAATTTACAAAGAAACTGATGAGGCTAAG GATGTCCCTCCGTTGGATGTACCTGAACTGTTGGCATGTTTGGTTAGACAATCTGAACCTTTTCTTGATCAGATTGGTGTTAGAAAGG ATACATGTGACCGAATAGTAGAAAGCCTTTGCAAATGCAAGAGCCAACAACTTTGGCGTCTGCCATCTGCACAAGCATCCGATTTAATTGAAAATGATAACCATGGAGTTGATTTGGATATGAGGATAGCCAGTGTTCTTCAAAGCACAGGACACCATTATGATGGTGGGTTTTGGACTGATTTTGTGAAGCCTGAGACACCGGAAAACAAAAGGCATGTGGCAATTGTTACAACAGCTAGTCTTCCTTGGATGACCGGAACAGCTGTAAATCCGCTATTCAGAGCGGCGTATTTGGCAAAAGCTGCAAAACAGAGTGTTACTCTCGTGGTTCCTTGGCTCTGCGAATCTGATCAAGAACTAGTGTATCCAAACAATCTCACCTTCAGCTCAcctgaagaacaagagagttaTATACGTAAATGGTTGGAGGAAAGGATTGGTTTCAAGGCTGATTTTAAAATCTCCTTTTACCCAGGAAAG TTTTCAAAAGAAAGGCGCAGCATATTTCCTGCTGGTGACACTTCTCAATTTATATCGTCAAAAGATGCTGACATTGCTATACTTGAAGAACCTGAACATCTCAACTGGTATTATCACGGCAAGCGTTGGACTGATAAATTCAACCATGTTGTTGGAATTGTCCACACAAACTACTTAGAGTACATCAAGAGGGAGAAGAATGGAGCTCTTCAAGCATTTTTTGTGAACCATGTAAACAATTGGGTCACACGAGCGTATTGTGACAAG GTTCTTCGCCTCTCTGCGGCAACACAAGATTTACCAAAGTCTGTTGTATGCAATGTCCATGGTGTCAATCCCAAGTTCCTTATGATTGGGGAGAAAATTGCTGAAGAGAGATCCCGTGGTGAACAAGCTTTCTCAAAAGGTGCATACTTCTTAGGAAAAATGGTGTGGGCTAAAGGATACAGAGAACTAATAGATCTGATGGCTAAACACAAAAGCGAACTTGGGAGCTTCAATCTAGATGTATATGGGAACGGTGAAGATGCAGTCGAGGTCCAACGTGCAGCAAAGAAACATGACTTGAATCTCAATTTCCTCAAAGGAAGGGACCACGCTGACGATGCTCTTCACAA GTACAAAGTGTTCATAAACCCCAGCATCAGCGATGTTCTATGCACAGCAACCGCAGAAGCACTAGCCATGGGGAAGTTTGTGGTGTGTGCAGATCACCCTTCAAACGAATTCTTTAGATCATTCCCGAACTGCTTAACTTACAAAACATCCGAAGACTTTGTGTCCAAAGTGCAAGAAGCAATGACGAAAGAGCCACTACCTCTCACTCCTGAACAAATGTACAATCTCTCTTGGGAAGCAGCAACACAGAGGTTCATGGAGTATTCAGATCTCGATAAGATCTTAAACAATGGAGAGGGAGGAAGGAAGATGCGAAAATCAAGATCGGTTCCGAGCTTTAACGAGGTGGTCGATGGAGGATTGGCATTCTCACACTATGTTCTAACAGGGAACGATTTCTTGAGACTATGCACTGGAGCAACACCAAGAACAAAAGACTATGATAATCAACATTGCAAGGATCTGAATCTCGTACCACCTCACGTTCACAAGCCAATCTTCGGCTGGTAG